The Rhododendron vialii isolate Sample 1 chromosome 6a, ASM3025357v1 genome includes a window with the following:
- the LOC131329169 gene encoding uncharacterized protein LOC131329169, with translation MGASDVVVGNLMTVYLVVIAAVKAHGLVCGQGISGVFMLVVSTAVVGVILVGSIIWDLCRKAGKALVVARDDDHGSSEICRGGICWHGVAVRSPASQVRFRLPQQHRN, from the coding sequence atgggggccTCGGATGTGGTGGTGGGTAACTTGATGACGGTGTACCTGGTGGTGATCGCGGCGGTGAAGGCCCACGGGTTGGTGTGCGGGCAGGGGATCAGTGGAGTTTTTATGCTGGTTGTTTCGACGGCTGTGGTGGGTGTAATCTTGGTCGGGAGCATAATTTGGGATTTGTGTCGGAAAGCCGGCAAGGCGCTGGTGGTGGCGCGTGATGATGATCACGGGAGTAGCGAAATCTGTCGAGGGGGTATTTGTTGGCACGGCGTGGCGGTCCGGTCCCCGGCGTCTCAGGTCCGGTTCAGGCTTCCTCAGCAACATCGTAACTGA